One Neovison vison isolate M4711 chromosome 2, ASM_NN_V1, whole genome shotgun sequence genomic window carries:
- the MSS51 gene encoding putative protein MSS51 homolog, mitochondrial isoform X1: MKTHCTCLACKISFYICSTYSPRYQWTAMAPRSRQRRHKKPPSSVTPMVVTPPTVVTSVPLTLSKPDPSIDALGFFSLENNVPGLSQLILQKLNMKSYEEYKLVLDGGASVSGFGFRCLREMFQKMEDTFQFCAHCRALPSGLSDSKVLRQCKRCRNVYYCGPECQKSDWPEHRKVCQELRLVAVDRLMEWLLVTGAFVLPSGPWPCVAEVVQGWDTWFSMRHLQLEATLDAVLGSHAMNTLWANVGQPRPDPDVLRGSLKRLLTDALSRPLTLGLGLRALGIDIGKTGGSTVHVVGASHVETFLTRPGDYDELGYMFPGHLGLRVIMVGIDVSANFIQSTSTSPLEPGTVQLSGHRGLYHDFWEEQVETGQIAHPDLVVAFHPGFHASPDLMEAWLPTLLLLRDYEIPTLITVYSHQELAASLQILVDLDTHVTAYGANPFASLKPEQVYSNPNKQPVYCSAYYIMFLGSSCQLDRTQLEEKVDGGV; this comes from the exons ATGAAAACACATTGTACTTGTCTAGCTTGCAAAATTTCATTCTATATCTGTTCTACATATAGTCCCAGGTATCAGTGGACAGCCATGGCTCCAAGATCCCGGCAACGAAGGCACAAGAAACCCCCTTCATCGGTGACTCCCATGGTTGTGACCCCACCCACAGTTGTGACCTCTGTGCCTCTGACCCTCTCAAAACCTGACCCTAGCATTGATGCACTTGGCTTCTTCTCCTTGGAGAATAATGTTCCTGGTCTATCCCAGCTAATCCTTCAAAAGCTAAACATGAAAAGCTATGAAGAATACAA GTTGGTGCTAGATGGGGGTGCTTCTGTATCAGGCTTTGGATTTCGATGTCTTCGAGAAATGTTCCAGAAGATGGAGGACACATTCCAATTCTGTGCTCACTGTAGAGCTCTTCCTAGTGGCCTTTCAGACTCCAAGGTCCTGCGGCAGTGCAAGAG GTGCAGAAATGTCTATTACTGTGGTCCAGAGTGCCAGAAGTCAGACTGGCCAGAGCACAGGAAGGTTTGTCAAGAGCTGCGTCTGGTAGCTGTGGACCGTCTCATGGAATGGCTTCTAGTCACAG GTGCTTTTGTCCTACCTTCAGGACCTTGGCCATGCGTGGCTGAAGTTGTACAGGGTTGGGATACCTGGTTTTCTATGCGGCATTTACAGCTAGAAGCTACACTGGATGCTGTACTAGGTAGTCATGCCATGAACACCCTGTGGGCCAACGTAGGACAGCCAAGGCCAGACCCAGATGTCCTGCGGGGCTCTTTGAAGCGGCTGCTGACAGATGCCCTATCACGGCCCTTGACACTGGGCCTTGGGCTTCGGGCCTTGGGGATAGATATTGGGAAGACTGGGGGAAGCACAGTGCATGTGGTTGgtgcttcccatgtggagacattCCTCACTCGCCCTGGGGACTACGATGAGCTTGGCTACATGTTTCCTGGACACCTAGGCCTCCGTGTGATCATGGTGGGTATAGACGTATCTGCTAACTTTATACAGAGCACCTCAACTTCCCCCCTGGAACCTGGCACAGTTCAACTTAGTGGCCATAGGGGCCTCTATCATGACTTCTGGGAGGAACAGGTAGAGACTGGACAGATAGCCCATCCAGATTTGGTGGTGGCATTCCATCCAG gtTTTCATGCTTCCCCAGATTTGATGGAGGCTTGGCTGCCCACCCTCCTGCTACTTCGTGATTATGAGATCCCTACATTGATCACTGTTTACAG CCATCAGGAGTTGGCGGCTTCTTTGCAGATTCTGGTGGACCTGGATACACACGTCACTGCCTATGGAGCTAACCCTTTCGCATCCCTCAAACCTGAACAGGTCTATTCCAACCCCAACAAGCAACCAGTATACTGCAGTGCCTACTATATCATGTTTCTTGGAAGTTCCTGCCAGCTGGATAGGACGCAACTGGAAGAGAAAGTAGATGGTGGGGTTTAA
- the MSS51 gene encoding putative protein MSS51 homolog, mitochondrial isoform X2, whose translation MAPRSRQRRHKKPPSSVTPMVVTPPTVVTSVPLTLSKPDPSIDALGFFSLENNVPGLSQLILQKLNMKSYEEYKLVLDGGASVSGFGFRCLREMFQKMEDTFQFCAHCRALPSGLSDSKVLRQCKRCRNVYYCGPECQKSDWPEHRKVCQELRLVAVDRLMEWLLVTGAFVLPSGPWPCVAEVVQGWDTWFSMRHLQLEATLDAVLGSHAMNTLWANVGQPRPDPDVLRGSLKRLLTDALSRPLTLGLGLRALGIDIGKTGGSTVHVVGASHVETFLTRPGDYDELGYMFPGHLGLRVIMVGIDVSANFIQSTSTSPLEPGTVQLSGHRGLYHDFWEEQVETGQIAHPDLVVAFHPGFHASPDLMEAWLPTLLLLRDYEIPTLITVYSHQELAASLQILVDLDTHVTAYGANPFASLKPEQVYSNPNKQPVYCSAYYIMFLGSSCQLDRTQLEEKVDGGV comes from the exons ATGGCTCCAAGATCCCGGCAACGAAGGCACAAGAAACCCCCTTCATCGGTGACTCCCATGGTTGTGACCCCACCCACAGTTGTGACCTCTGTGCCTCTGACCCTCTCAAAACCTGACCCTAGCATTGATGCACTTGGCTTCTTCTCCTTGGAGAATAATGTTCCTGGTCTATCCCAGCTAATCCTTCAAAAGCTAAACATGAAAAGCTATGAAGAATACAA GTTGGTGCTAGATGGGGGTGCTTCTGTATCAGGCTTTGGATTTCGATGTCTTCGAGAAATGTTCCAGAAGATGGAGGACACATTCCAATTCTGTGCTCACTGTAGAGCTCTTCCTAGTGGCCTTTCAGACTCCAAGGTCCTGCGGCAGTGCAAGAG GTGCAGAAATGTCTATTACTGTGGTCCAGAGTGCCAGAAGTCAGACTGGCCAGAGCACAGGAAGGTTTGTCAAGAGCTGCGTCTGGTAGCTGTGGACCGTCTCATGGAATGGCTTCTAGTCACAG GTGCTTTTGTCCTACCTTCAGGACCTTGGCCATGCGTGGCTGAAGTTGTACAGGGTTGGGATACCTGGTTTTCTATGCGGCATTTACAGCTAGAAGCTACACTGGATGCTGTACTAGGTAGTCATGCCATGAACACCCTGTGGGCCAACGTAGGACAGCCAAGGCCAGACCCAGATGTCCTGCGGGGCTCTTTGAAGCGGCTGCTGACAGATGCCCTATCACGGCCCTTGACACTGGGCCTTGGGCTTCGGGCCTTGGGGATAGATATTGGGAAGACTGGGGGAAGCACAGTGCATGTGGTTGgtgcttcccatgtggagacattCCTCACTCGCCCTGGGGACTACGATGAGCTTGGCTACATGTTTCCTGGACACCTAGGCCTCCGTGTGATCATGGTGGGTATAGACGTATCTGCTAACTTTATACAGAGCACCTCAACTTCCCCCCTGGAACCTGGCACAGTTCAACTTAGTGGCCATAGGGGCCTCTATCATGACTTCTGGGAGGAACAGGTAGAGACTGGACAGATAGCCCATCCAGATTTGGTGGTGGCATTCCATCCAG gtTTTCATGCTTCCCCAGATTTGATGGAGGCTTGGCTGCCCACCCTCCTGCTACTTCGTGATTATGAGATCCCTACATTGATCACTGTTTACAG CCATCAGGAGTTGGCGGCTTCTTTGCAGATTCTGGTGGACCTGGATACACACGTCACTGCCTATGGAGCTAACCCTTTCGCATCCCTCAAACCTGAACAGGTCTATTCCAACCCCAACAAGCAACCAGTATACTGCAGTGCCTACTATATCATGTTTCTTGGAAGTTCCTGCCAGCTGGATAGGACGCAACTGGAAGAGAAAGTAGATGGTGGGGTTTAA